The region CGCTTCATGCTGTTGTACTGCATGAACCACAGGCAGAAGCACATCAATGCAACGAAGATGGCGATAACTACTTTGCCATGCACGGCAGCGGTCGTGAAGTTATCAGCCACGTTCACGCCGAACACTGTGGTGGACGTGAACTGCTTGGCTGTGGCGATGTCGAAAGCGCCAAGACCCTGTCCGTCCCTGAATTTGCCGCGTGCGATGTACGGAATGGCTGACAGCGTATAGAACATGCACATGAACACGGGACCCTGCACGAACATAGGGAGCATGGAAGTGCAGCCACCCATCGGGTTCGCATCATTGTCCTGGTAGAGCTTCATCATCTCGCGCTGCATGGCTTCCTTGCTGGCGGGATCGTTCTTGCCCTTGTATTTGTTCTGGATACGCTGCATCTTTGGCTGCAGGACGGCCATCTGGGCCTGCATCTTGCGCATGCCCTTCATGGACTTGTAGAACAGCGGAAAAACGCATGCCTGGACCACAAGTACTAGGAATACGATGGACATGACCCACGAGAAACCGATCTCGTTCATGCCCAGCATCACCAGGAACTTATGGAATACGGCCATGATCTGCGTCATGAGCCACTCGACGGGATACAGGAGCTTATACAGCCAGCCCCAGAAACCGCTGTCGAGGAGGAATTGATTTTGATTCATTACAGGCCAGTCTCCTTATCGCCTATAGGTTTTTCTACGTTCAGAGGCGTGAGCCGAGGTTCCTCGTGTGCCTTCGACCACGAACATCTGTAAAACAAGGAA is a window of Bifidobacterium catenulatum DSM 16992 = JCM 1194 = LMG 11043 DNA encoding:
- the yidC gene encoding membrane protein insertase YidC gives rise to the protein MNQNQFLLDSGFWGWLYKLLYPVEWLMTQIMAVFHKFLVMLGMNEIGFSWVMSIVFLVLVVQACVFPLFYKSMKGMRKMQAQMAVLQPKMQRIQNKYKGKNDPASKEAMQREMMKLYQDNDANPMGGCTSMLPMFVQGPVFMCMFYTLSAIPYIARGKFRDGQGLGAFDIATAKQFTSTTVFGVNVADNFTTAAVHGKVVIAIFVALMCFCLWFMQYNSMKRNMAQSAANKQTEMMQKMMLWMFPIMYIFSGIAMPFAVLVYWLTNNICNLLRSIWQIHVFPTPGSPAAEAKEKRDHVHENNRRAKAGLPSLEEEALQKAKEAAEAKEKHGYQRQQPSRKKKKK